TGCCATTCTGTCCACTATCCACGCCGTAGGAGCGTTCTCCAGACACGGATTGTCTGCCATAGATCAGGGGCACAGTCTTTATGCTACTTTAGTAACGAGCTCGCTATCCGTGATAAGTTGTTTAGAGCTGACATCAAACAGGTTGCCGGTATCTTCCTAGGCTCTCTGACCTGGCAGGTCGGGGAGACTGTGTATATGAATGGTTGGTGGTTCCAGTCCGTGTCCCTCAGTCAAAATGGTAGCTACGATTACATCCAGGTCAGAATGACGCTGAGAAAGCCAGTCAAGGTCGAGCCTGGGcaatatattaacttatgGATCCCGTTGGGCCCGCTATCAGGGCTACAGAGTCACACGTTCACGGTTGCCAACTGGTCGATCCGTGCCCAAACAGAACTGAAGGTATTTGTCGGGGTCAACCGCGGCCTCACCAGCAAGTTACGGGATGCAGTGAAGCGCGGCCTCAAGTCTAATATCGGTCTTTATATGGGCCCCTACGGAGCTACAATCGCTATGAAAGGATATGAAACGATCCTGTTAGTTGCCACTGGCCTAGGTGTGGTGGCTGTTGCGCCGTATCTACAGGGGCTAGTCCATGCGACTCGTGCGCATGAAATCCGTAGCGCGCCCGTACATCTGATCTGGCATATCCCATCCTGGAGTAGGTCTCTCCTTCCTTCATTCTTTTCCTCGATTGACAGGAGTTGCAGAGCAAGCACATGCGGTTTTTGACATTATCGACTTTGCCCTCGCCCTTGACGAAGGCGATGACACGGAGGAGGGAGGCGGAAAACCGCCGCAAATATCGGGTATAAAGATTTCCATGTGCTACGAGGAGGAAAAATCCTCATTGCCCCCTAAAGTCCAGCTGTTCATCCGggaaatggaaaagaaggagagtGAGAAGCCAGGTAGAACCAGGATCAAAGTCTACAACCGTGACTTGCCTCTCGAGACATTGTTGATCAACGATGCAGTGATAAGCCCTGCTCAAGGCGACTCCGAGAAGCCTACCATGATCGCAGGTCAGTCTTTCATTCTAATTTGCGAGCAAGACTGAGAGTACGTACAGCCTCAGTTTCCAAAGATATGAGGAATAAGCTCGTCAAATTTGCAGGAGAGCATTCAAGCGCGGTCGACCTCGTGTTTACAGATTATCAACCTTGATATAGTGGTCGTTATCACCCATGGGGGTTCAGACAACGATGTCAG
This window of the Fusarium oxysporum f. sp. lycopersici 4287 supercont2.30 genomic scaffold, whole genome shotgun sequence genome carries:
- a CDS encoding uncharacterized protein (At least one base has a quality score < 10) — protein: MKRLEQAVHALICICMATDVLAVPLPVWIKRITASMELDVSILTITDWYAIGLTGFLVLLALRRAIRIILRCICPPVLRRLGRRISQWAVRCLAYRGPFRRGSSVDIITWAHILIFLSYLTSNLSCIIIGAGDVVEACSRAGKLAFINLIILYIGPCLDFIASVLRFRLRVQRRIHAGAGYVVAILSTIHAVGAFSRHGLSAIDQGHSLYATLVAGIFLGSLTWQVGETVYMNGWWFQSVSLSQNGSYDYIQVRMTLRKPVKVEPGQYINLWIPLGPLSGLQSHTFTVANWSIRAQTELKVFVGVNRGLTSKLRDAVKRGLKSNIGLYMGPYGATIAMKGYETILLVATGLGVVAVAPYLQGLVHATRAHEIRSAPVHLIWHIPSWKQAHAVFDIIDFALALDEGDDTEEGGGKPPQISGIKISMCYEEEKSSLPPKVQLFIREMEKKESEKPGRTRIKVYNRDLPLETLLINDAVISPAQGDSEKPTMIAASVSKDMRNKLVKFAGEHSSAVDLVFTDYQP